The following coding sequences lie in one Pan paniscus chromosome X, NHGRI_mPanPan1-v2.0_pri, whole genome shotgun sequence genomic window:
- the WAS gene encoding actin nucleation-promoting factor WAS: MSGGPMGGRPGGRGAPTVQQNIPSTLLQDHENQRLFEMLGRKCLTLATAVVQLYLALPPGAEHWTKEHCGAVCFVKDNPQKSYFIRLYGLQAGRLLWEQELYSQLVYSTPTPFFHTFAGDDCQAGLNFADEDEAQAFRALVQEKIQKRNQRQSGDRRQLPPPPTPANEERRGGLPPLPPHPGGDQGGPPVGPLSLGLATVDIQNPDITSSRYRGLPAPGPSPADKKRSGKKKISKADIGAPSGFKHVSHVGWDPQNGFDVNNLDPDLRSLFSRAGISEAQLTDAETSKLIYDFIEDQGGLEAVRQEMRRQEPLPPPPPPSRGGNQLPRPPIVGGNKGRSGPLPPVPLGVAPPPPTPRGPPPPGRGGPPPPPPPATGRSGPLPPPPPGAGGPPMPPPPPPPPPPPSSGNGPAPPPLPPALVPAGGLAPGGGRGALLDQIRQGIQLNKTPGAPESSALQPPPQSSEGLVGALMHVMQKRSRAIHSSDEGEDQAGDEDEDDEWDD; this comes from the exons ATGAGTGGGGGCCCAATGGGAGGAAGGCCCGGGGGCCGAGGAGCACCAACGGTTCAGCAGAACATACCCTCCACCCTCCTCCAGGACCACGAGAACCAGCGACTCTTTGAGATGCTTGGACGAAAATGCTTG ACGCTGGCCACTGCAGTTGTTCAGCTGTACCTGGCGCTGCCCCCTGGAGCTGAGCACTGGACCAAGGAGCATTGTGGGGCTGTGTGCTTCGTGAAGGATAACCCCCAGAAGTCCTACTTCATCCGCCTTTACGGCCTTCAG GCTGGTCGGCTGCTCTGGGAACAGGAGCTGTACTCACAGCTTGTctactccacccccacccccttcttCCACACCTTCGCTGGAGAT GACTGCCAAGCAGGGCTGAACTTTGCAGACGAGGACGAGGCCCAGGCCTTCCGGGCCCTCGTGCAGGAGAAGATACAAAAAAGGAATCAGAGGCAAAGTGGAG ACAGACGCCAGCTACCCCCACCACCAACACCAGCCAATGAAG agagaagaggagggctcccacccctgcccccgcATCCAGGTGGAGACCAAGGAG GCCCTCCAGTGGGTCCGCTCTCCCTGGGGCTGGCGACAGTGGACATCCAGAACCCTGACATCACGAGTTCACGATACCGTGGGCTCCCAGCACCTGGACCTAGCCCAGCTGATAAGAAACGCTCAGGGAAGAAGAAGATCAGCAAAGCTGATATTGGTGCACCCAGCGGATTCAA GCATGTCAGCCACGTGGGGTGGGACCCCCAGAATGGATTTGAC gTGAACAACCTCGACCCGGATCTGCGGAGTCTGTTCTCCAGGGCAGGAATCAGCGAGGCCCAGCTCACCGACGCCGAGACCTCTAAACTTATCTACGACTTCATTGAGGACCAGGGTGGGCTGGAGGCTGTGCGGCAGGAGATGAGGCGCCAGG AGCCACTTCCGCCGCCCCCACCGCCATCTCGAGGAGGGAACCAGCTCCCCCGGCCCCCTATTGTGGGGGGTAACAAGGGTCGTTCTGGTCCACTGCCCCCTGTACCTTTGGGGgttgccccacccccaccaacacCCCGgggacccccacccccaggccgaGGGGGccctccaccaccaccccctCCAGCTACTGGACGTTCTGGACCACTGCCCCCTCCACCCCCTGGAGCTGGTGGGCCACCCatgccaccaccaccgccaccaccgcCACCGCCGCCCAGCTCCGGGAATGGACcagcccctcccccactccctcctgCTCTGGTGCCTGCCGGGGGCCTGGCCCCTGGTGGGGGTCGGGGAGCACTTTTGGATCAAATCCGGCAGGGAATTCAGCTGAACAAG ACCCCTGGGGCCCCAGAGAGCTCAGCGCTGCAGCCACCACCTCAGAGCTCAGAGGGACTGGTGGGGGCCCTGATGCACGTGATGCAGAAGAGAAGCAGAGCCATCCACTCCTCCG aCGAAGGGGAGGACCAGGCTGGcgatgaagatgaagatgatgaaTGGGATGACTGA